The window CTGATGTTCGCGTTCGGCGAGGGCGGGAGCAAGCGCACGCTGGCCGGGATCATCTTCGGGATCGGGATGGCCGTGGGCGCGGTGAACTTCCTCGGCTGGCTGTTCTGATGCGGGGCCTCGGTCGCTGGCCGGGCTACGCGGCGCTGAACCGTCCGCTGACGGTGCTGGGCGTGGAGCGGCGGCTGTTCCTGCTGGGCGCGACGCTCGCGGTCGCGGTATGGAACGCGACGGCCTCGCTGGTGGCGGGCGGCTTGGTGTTCGCGGGTTGCTACGGCGCGGGCTGGCTCGCGGGCCGGCGGGACCCGGCCATGCTGGCCGTGCTGAGGACCGCCGCCCGTTATCCGGCGCGGATCGATCCGGGCAAGTGGGCCGACGAGCCCTGGCATCTCCGCATTCGGACGGACTCGAAGTGAGGGTCGCGGAGGAACGCCGGGCCTACGAGGCGGCGGGCTCGCTGGCCGAGGAGCTGCCCTACTGGGGCTGGCTCGACGACGGCCGCACCTGCCTGACCCGTTCGGGCGAGTTGGGCGCGGCGGGCCGGATCCGGCCCGCCGCGGTGGACGGGCGCACGCCCGAACAGATCGACCGCGTGCTCGGTCTTTGGCAGCGGTTGATGTCGGGCCTGAGTTCCGACACGCGGCTCCAGTTCCACATGCTCCGCCGCCCCGGCCTCGCCGAGGGTCCGGACGACGGCGGCTCGGACATCGCGTCCCTGTCGGGCCGCAAGCGAAGCGCGTTCCTCGCCGGGCGCGTCCAGCGGCTCGAAGCCTTCGTGGTATGGTCACACGACCCGGGCCTCCGCCCGGCGGGCGGGGGTTCCGGGACGGGACCGCTGTCGCGACTCAA of the Candidatus Palauibacter soopunensis genome contains:
- a CDS encoding VirB3 family type IV secretion system protein produces the protein MRGLGRWPGYAALNRPLTVLGVERRLFLLGATLAVAVWNATASLVAGGLVFAGCYGAGWLAGRRDPAMLAVLRTAARYPARIDPGKWADEPWHLRIRTDSK